A part of Alphaproteobacteria bacterium genomic DNA contains:
- a CDS encoding SDR family oxidoreductase yields MELADKVAVVTGGASGIGAAMARRFKAEGAKGIVVADLQEDLLAGVAEEVGGLAVTCDVANESDIQNLVAKAEAAYGPIDVFCSNAGIARPGGEEAPDADWQLNWDIHVMAHVYAARAVAPGMASRGSGYLVNTSSAAGLLTHVHTATYAVSKHAAVALAEFLAIKYGDQGVRVSVLCPQAVRTAMTADDDGGVAAVDGMIEPEELAECVIETMAREEFLILPHPVVLEYMRRKTSDYDRWLSGMRRLLRDYDTANG; encoded by the coding sequence ACGGGCGGGGCCAGCGGCATCGGCGCCGCCATGGCGCGCCGATTCAAAGCCGAGGGCGCCAAAGGGATCGTGGTGGCCGATCTACAGGAGGACCTGCTGGCTGGTGTGGCGGAAGAAGTTGGCGGCTTGGCCGTGACCTGCGACGTGGCCAACGAATCCGATATCCAGAACCTAGTGGCCAAAGCCGAGGCGGCTTACGGACCCATCGACGTTTTCTGTTCCAACGCCGGCATCGCGCGGCCGGGCGGCGAGGAGGCGCCGGACGCCGACTGGCAGCTCAACTGGGACATTCACGTCATGGCGCACGTCTATGCCGCCCGCGCCGTGGCGCCGGGCATGGCTTCGCGGGGCAGTGGCTACCTGGTCAATACTTCGTCGGCGGCGGGCTTGCTGACCCACGTCCATACCGCCACCTACGCCGTCTCGAAACACGCCGCCGTGGCGCTGGCGGAGTTCCTGGCCATCAAATACGGCGACCAGGGGGTTCGCGTCTCGGTGCTCTGCCCCCAGGCCGTGCGCACCGCCATGACGGCCGACGACGATGGCGGCGTGGCCGCCGTCGACGGCATGATCGAGCCCGAGGAATTGGCCGAGTGCGTCATCGAGACCATGGCACGCGAGGAGTTCCTCATCCTGCCGCACCCGGTGGTATTGGAATACATGCGGCGCAAGACCTCGGATTACGACCGCTGGCTTTCCGGCATGCGGCGCCTGCTGCGCGACTACGACACGGCCAACGGTTAG
- a CDS encoding NUDIX domain-containing protein: protein MAWVRVEPGVTGNPENYRAYGVLLRQEKVLIAAEWVGEVFCWKFPGGGVLADESAEQALRREYQEETGLKIEIGELLHAPGTLLSPWSHVNYTPIYFRISAAGEPLVPPHEPVEISFKEPAEAVASGLMAEPEQVALRLALAEG from the coding sequence ATGGCCTGGGTCAGGGTTGAGCCGGGCGTGACCGGCAATCCCGAAAATTACCGCGCATACGGAGTTCTCCTGCGCCAAGAAAAAGTTCTGATCGCCGCTGAGTGGGTAGGCGAAGTGTTCTGCTGGAAGTTTCCCGGCGGCGGCGTGCTGGCGGACGAGAGCGCCGAGCAGGCGCTCAGGCGCGAATACCAGGAGGAAACCGGCCTCAAGATCGAAATCGGCGAGCTGCTGCACGCCCCGGGCACGCTCTTGAGCCCCTGGAGCCACGTCAATTACACGCCCATTTACTTCCGCATCAGCGCCGCGGGCGAGCCCCTTGTGCCGCCGCACGAGCCGGTCGAGATCAGCTTCAAGGAGCCGGCCGAAGCCGTCGCCAGCGGCCTCATGGCGGAGCCTGAACAGGTGGCGCTGCGGCTGGCGCTGGCCGAAGGTTAA
- a CDS encoding tetratricopeptide repeat protein, whose translation MPRYFVTLLALLLLAAAPSALACGWGGENDADDDDEAIVIGADGRPVVEDAVDLAALTGLGNRQREKGDLAAALVSYRRATELGHAPAQNNLATMYEQGLGLPRDETQAAVWFRRAAEAGFAPAQHSLAGLLRGAPEAAIWLRRAVTGGHHTAFVDLGALYWAGRGVEKDPVEALACWMVAAEVGVPSAAESRRRALAVLSTAEVSRAEKRARTLRPSH comes from the coding sequence ATGCCAAGGTACTTCGTCACCCTGCTTGCCCTGCTGCTGCTCGCCGCCGCACCTTCCGCCCTGGCCTGCGGCTGGGGTGGCGAGAACGATGCTGACGACGACGACGAGGCCATCGTCATCGGCGCCGACGGCAGGCCGGTTGTCGAGGATGCGGTGGACCTTGCCGCTCTCACCGGACTGGGCAACCGCCAGCGCGAGAAAGGCGATCTGGCGGCAGCGCTGGTCAGCTACCGCCGGGCGACCGAGCTGGGGCATGCGCCGGCCCAGAACAATCTCGCCACCATGTACGAACAGGGGCTGGGGCTGCCCCGTGACGAAACCCAGGCGGCGGTCTGGTTCCGCCGTGCCGCAGAGGCCGGTTTCGCCCCGGCTCAGCACAGCCTGGCCGGGCTGTTGCGTGGGGCCCCTGAGGCGGCAATTTGGTTGCGCCGCGCCGTGACCGGCGGCCATCACACGGCTTTCGTCGACCTTGGGGCGCTTTATTGGGCGGGGCGGGGGGTCGAGAAAGATCCGGTCGAGGCTCTGGCCTGCTGGATGGTGGCGGCCGAAGTCGGCGTTCCATCCGCCGCCGAGTCCCGCCGTCGGGCGTTAGCGGTGTTGTCCACGGCAGAGGTATCGCGCGCCGAAAAGCGAGCCCGGACCTTGCGCCCGAGCCATTAA
- a CDS encoding flagellar biosynthesis protein FlgA, with translation MNLASKLAARAEAGNPVRVGLIGAGKFGSMILAQARLTPGIQIMGIADLDPERARQACRRTGWADAQVAAQDFETARQDGGTHITDDAEKLIKADGLDIVVEATGHPPAGIAFALQAIEHGRHLVMVNVEADVVAGPLLAQKARQAGLVYSMAYGDQPALICEQVDWARACGFEIACAGRGVKYLPEFHASTPETVWNYFYVGAELAERGGMNPKMCNSFIDGSKPSIETTAVCNATGLTPQSEGLRFPPGSRFELADICKPESAGGQLEHSGTVEAVTSLRRDGTAVEHDIALGVFVVVEADNDYVSNCFEEYHLMYDSTSRYSALYRPTHLIGLELGISLASIGVRGEPTGTPIGFQADVVATAKRDLKAGEMLDGEGGYCVWGKQFPAQRSLEMGGLPLGLAHDVKLLGDVAEGAQVTWRDVEIDENDLAVRTRREMEAEFGGGDGGKRT, from the coding sequence ATGAATCTCGCGAGCAAGCTGGCGGCCCGAGCCGAGGCCGGCAATCCGGTCCGGGTCGGCCTCATCGGGGCCGGCAAGTTCGGCTCCATGATCCTGGCCCAGGCGCGCCTGACGCCGGGCATCCAGATCATGGGCATCGCCGATCTCGACCCCGAACGCGCCCGCCAGGCCTGCCGCCGCACCGGCTGGGCCGACGCACAGGTCGCGGCCCAGGATTTCGAGACGGCGCGCCAGGATGGCGGCACGCACATTACCGACGATGCCGAAAAGCTGATCAAAGCCGACGGCCTTGATATCGTCGTCGAAGCCACCGGCCACCCGCCGGCCGGCATCGCCTTTGCCCTACAGGCCATCGAGCACGGCCGCCACTTGGTCATGGTCAACGTCGAGGCCGACGTCGTCGCCGGCCCGCTGTTGGCACAAAAAGCCCGGCAAGCCGGCCTGGTTTACAGCATGGCTTATGGTGACCAGCCGGCGCTGATCTGCGAACAGGTCGACTGGGCCCGGGCCTGTGGCTTCGAAATCGCCTGTGCCGGGCGCGGCGTAAAGTACCTGCCCGAGTTCCATGCCTCGACCCCGGAAACGGTGTGGAATTATTTCTACGTGGGGGCGGAGCTGGCCGAACGCGGCGGCATGAACCCGAAGATGTGCAACAGCTTCATCGACGGCTCCAAGCCCTCGATCGAAACCACGGCGGTCTGCAACGCCACCGGCCTCACGCCCCAATCCGAGGGGCTGCGCTTTCCCCCGGGCTCGCGCTTCGAGCTGGCCGACATCTGCAAGCCCGAATCCGCCGGCGGCCAGCTCGAACACAGCGGCACCGTCGAGGCCGTAACCTCGCTCCGGCGCGACGGCACAGCCGTCGAGCACGATATTGCCTTGGGGGTTTTCGTCGTCGTCGAGGCCGACAACGACTACGTCAGCAACTGCTTCGAGGAGTACCACCTGATGTACGACTCGACGAGCCGCTATTCGGCGCTCTACCGGCCCACCCACCTGATCGGGCTGGAGCTCGGCATCTCGCTGGCTTCCATCGGCGTGCGCGGCGAGCCTACGGGCACGCCGATCGGCTTCCAGGCCGACGTGGTGGCCACCGCCAAGCGTGACCTCAAGGCCGGCGAGATGCTCGACGGCGAAGGCGGCTATTGCGTCTGGGGCAAGCAGTTCCCGGCCCAGCGCTCGCTCGAGATGGGCGGCCTGCCGCTGGGTTTGGCCCACGACGTCAAGCTGCTGGGCGACGTGGCCGAGGGCGCCCAGGTGACCTGGCGGGACGTGGAAATCGACGAGAACGATCTGGCGGTGCGCACACGGCGGGAAATGGAAGCCGAGTTCGGCGGCGGCGACGGAGGGAAACGGACATGA
- a CDS encoding MBL fold metallo-hydrolase yields the protein MTAWKFEKGLQDLGNGVYAYLQPDGSWGWSNAGLVSDGGESLLVDTLFDLNLTREMLDAMRGATPAAANIRSLVNTHANGDHCWGNQLVEGADIVASKAAAEEMAEVPPEMLAQMMAGAGAGAMGPLGDYILKVFGAFRFDDITAVPPTTTFEGTLERNVGDKRVLLTEVGPAHTRGDVIVQVPADRVVFTGDILFIEGHPIIWAGPVGNWIKACQRIMEMDVEAVVPGHGPITDKAGVAEVKGYLEYISAETRKRFDAGLPAAEAARDIALDDYSSWGDGERIVVNVSTLYREFAGDDAAADIVALFTEMSALAHERGLHGLGQG from the coding sequence ATGACTGCCTGGAAATTCGAAAAAGGCCTGCAAGACCTCGGCAACGGCGTCTACGCCTACTTGCAGCCCGATGGCTCGTGGGGCTGGTCGAACGCCGGGCTGGTCTCGGACGGCGGCGAATCGTTGCTCGTCGACACGCTCTTCGACTTGAACCTCACCCGCGAAATGCTCGACGCCATGCGCGGCGCCACCCCGGCCGCCGCCAACATCCGCTCGCTGGTCAACACCCACGCCAACGGCGATCACTGCTGGGGCAACCAGCTGGTCGAGGGCGCCGACATCGTGGCCTCGAAAGCAGCGGCCGAGGAGATGGCCGAGGTGCCGCCCGAGATGCTGGCCCAGATGATGGCCGGCGCCGGGGCCGGCGCCATGGGCCCCTTGGGCGATTACATCTTGAAGGTATTCGGCGCTTTCCGCTTCGACGACATCACGGCCGTGCCCCCCACCACCACCTTCGAGGGCACGCTGGAACGCAACGTCGGCGACAAGCGGGTGCTGCTCACCGAGGTCGGCCCGGCCCACACCCGGGGCGACGTCATCGTCCAGGTGCCCGCTGACCGTGTCGTCTTCACCGGCGACATTCTCTTCATCGAGGGCCATCCCATCATCTGGGCCGGGCCGGTGGGCAATTGGATCAAGGCCTGCCAGCGAATCATGGAGATGGACGTCGAGGCGGTGGTGCCGGGACACGGCCCGATCACCGACAAGGCCGGCGTGGCCGAAGTCAAGGGCTACCTCGAATACATCTCGGCCGAGACCCGCAAGCGCTTCGATGCCGGGCTGCCGGCGGCCGAGGCGGCGCGCGACATCGCGCTCGACGATTATTCCTCGTGGGGCGACGGCGAACGCATCGTGGTCAACGTCAGCACGCTCTACCGCGAATTCGCCGGTGATGACGCTGCCGCCGACATCGTGGCCTTGTTCACGGAAATGTCGGCCCTGGCCCACGAACGCGGCCTGCATGGCCTGGGTCAGGGTTGA